The window CGCACGCTGGCAGAACTCGCCGAGCGACTCGCTGAGATTCCACATTTGAAACGGCTGCGCATTCACACGCGACTGCCGATTGTCATTCCGCAGCGAGTGACATCTGAACTGCTCGCCTGGCTGCGCGGCACGCGGCTCACGCCGATCATGATCGTGCATGCCAATCATGCGCAAGAGATTGATGACGAAGTAGCGGCCGCGCTCGCGCGGTTGAGCGATGCTGGAGTGCCGCTGCTGAATCAAGCCGTGTTGCTGCGCGGTGTGAATGACTCGGCTGATTCGCTCGTCGAGCTTTCGCGCCGGCTCGTTGACCTGCGTGTGATGCCTTACTATTTGCATCAACTCGATCGAGTCGCCGGTGCGGCGCACTTCGAAGTGCCGGTCGCGCGAGGCTTGCAGCTGATCGCTGAAATGCGCGAACGGCTGCCCGGCTATGCGGTGCCGCGATATGTGCAAGAGATTGCAGGCGAGCCGCATAAGTGCGTGCTCGCGTAGATCCATCAGGCCGTGAATGCCTAACTACTGGGCTGCCGAGTTCTGCGATTGCACGGCTTTCGCTTGCATTTGCAAGGCGCGAGTGGCCTTACCGGCATCGCGGCCTTGCGGCAGAGGTGCGGTGGCCGAGGCTTGTTGCACGCTGCCGCCTTCTTGATACGGCACCCAGCGGCCGCCATTTTCGGCGAGATCCATTTCTTGATCACGCAGCGCGGCGGGCTTGTTTTCGTATTCTTCGAACGACGCCAAAGCTTCGCGAGCACGACGGTGAGTCGGATCGATGGCGAGGGCATAGCGGAAGCAAGCCTTCGAATCGTCCGTTCGGTCTTGCGAAGCATAGATGAACGCCATGTTGAACATGGCATCGGCTTCGTTGCCGGCAGCGCGGAATTCAACCAGGGCTTCTTTGACGTTGCCCATGTGACCGAGGACCAAACCGAGGTTATTGCGGAACCGCGAGTTGGCTGGTTGCAAAGCGACTGCCCGCCGGGCATAGGGCTCGGCTTGCGTCAGCTTTCCTTGCAGGTAGTAGCAGTAGCCGAGATCGTTGATGATCTGAGCGTCGTTTGGCTGACGTTCGAGAGCAAACATGAACAGCTGCTCGGCTTCGCCGTGGCGGCGTTCCGAATCGGCGACAACGCCCAAGCGATGGGCAATGACGTAGTTTTCCGGATGCTTCTTCCGCAGGTCTTCATACACCTTGCGGGCCTTGTCGAGTTGACCACCCTTTTCAAAGTTGCGGCCGCGGGCGATTTCCATCGCGACCGTATTTTCTTCGACCTTGGCATCTTTGGCCTTGGCGATCTTCTCTTCCTTAGCAACGGTTGCGCCGGGCGAAGGCAAGCTAGGCTTCCAACTGGTGAACCAATCGCGGCCTGGCATGCCGGCACAGCCGGTGCTGGTCGCTGCCACGGCGAGAACGATCAGCCACTTCAGGTCGTGAAGGAATTTGCGTTGCATATGAAGAATCCGTTCTTTGGTTTGAGCAGAACCGCAAAACCGCTTCCGTTTGACTACCGATAGACGCCGCCGGTGCCGCCGAAGCGGCGGCCAGCGCCGCCGCCGCTGTTGCCGAGGATGCCGTTGTAGTAGGCGCGTTCTCCCTCGATCGCCGTGAAGCCTTCCGCGAAGGCGCCCGCGACCACCACTCGCTCGTCGGCGTTCGTCACGCCCATGCGGTTCAGGTGCATCACGATCGTTTGCCGGCGGGCGGCGTCGAGTTGCGGCTTGGCGTTGTATTGGCTTTGTTCGATCACGATCGGGAACGGCGCGTGTTCCAGTCGCATCGCCACCATCTCGAGGTGTCGCTTGGCGCCCGGGCCGAGTTCAGCCGTGTCGCCGCGGAACTCGTGGTCGTAGAACGTGAAGTCGGCCGCTTCGGCGTTCGTTTGCTGGGTTTCCCAGAACGAATCGCTCACCTGGCCGATCGGGAACGGCCGGTCGTGCGGCGCACCGTACTTGCGTGCCCACTTCTGCGACTGGTGATTGCCGTGCATCACTCGCTGGTTGCCACCACACTGATCAAAGTCGTTCCAGGCACAGCCGGAGAGCGAAGCTGCGATCAAGCTGAGGATGAGTATCGTGTGTTTCATGGGAATCACTCGGCGGGTTGGAGTGAGGTAGTTCTGAGTTTTAAATTTGGAGTTCTGAGACAGGAGTAAGTGTCTTTCTGAGTGATGGCTGAGTTCTGAGAACTTTTTTGTCTCAGAACTCAGAACTCAAAACTCAGAACTTCCTGTCTTACTGTCCGTGACCGAAAGGTCCGCTCGTCATCGCCGGGCCGCCGGCTCCGTAGCGTTTCTTCAGACGCGGCCAGACCGTGCTGCGGTAATCCTGGGTCGGATTCCCTTCCAACCGGCCGTGCAGGAAGAACTGGGCACTCGTCGGTTCGGTTACATCGAAGCCAGGCAGCGGCGGAACCTCTTCGGCTTCCATCGCATGCACCAGTTCCGGAGCAACCAGGATGAGCAGTTCCGTTTCGTTGCGGCTCATGTCGCGGCGGCCGAAGACTCGCGACAGGAACGGCAGGTCACCGACGTTCGTGCCGTTCATATTGTCTTCCAGCAAACCGGCGATCGCCAGCGTTTGACCTTCTCGCATTTCGACAGTCGTCGTCGCGGCTCGCACCTTCAGGCCAGGCGTGCCGCCGACCGTGAGAGCCGAGTTGATCTGGCTGAATTCAGGCGACACTTGCAGGCGGATGCGATCCTTATCGATCACCGTCGGCATGAAGCTGATGATCGCACCGAAGGCGCGGAAGTCGGTTGTGACCGCATTTAGGCCTGCAGAACCGACGATTGTCGGCACCGCGAACTCACCACCGGCGATGAATGTGGCCGGCGTACCGCTCATCGTCACCAGCGTCGGCTCGCTGAGCAGACGGATGATGCCATGCGATTGCAGGTAACGCACACCGAGTTGAATATCGTCGCCGTCGACTTGCGTGAGCAGGGCAGGACCAGCACCGGCAGCGACGTTGAGCATCGACTGCAGGAACATCTGGCTGCCATCGGTGTTGTCCGTGAAGTTGATGTGACCCTTCACGTCGACGCCGAAGCCGCGAGCGGCCGAGCGATTCATTTCCGCGATCTTCACCCGCAGCGCGACTTGTTGCACGCCCGGCACGCGAATCATGTTGATGACTTGCAACCGCGAGCGTTGAGAAGAACCAGTCGCCGAGTCGCTCAGCACTTGAGCGGCAGCACCTTCGCTGAGGCCGCCACCCATGCCGCCCGCATTCGCTCCTTGCGACAAACCACCGGTCTGGCTGCGAACGAGCGCGACGATCTGAGCAGCTTCTTCGCTGTCCTTGGCCTGGCCGCGGAGGATCAGTTTATCGGCCACAATCATCAATTGTATCTTGCTATCAGGAAACATCTCATTGATGACATCCTGCAGCATTTTGTAAGTATTCTCTTGCTGTACGACCGCAGCCACGTCCGGAACAACCTGAATCACATACGTGATCGGCTGCATCGCCGGATCGTCGAACCAGAAGGTGACGTGCGTCGAACCCTGGCTCTTGCCGATGATCGAAACTTCACGCGGCGTGAACTGCACGATCTCGCAGATCGAGTCGTCGACGACTGCCGTGCGGTAGATGTCGACCTTAGTGCGAAGCAGCTTGCTGCGACGAACCATGACCTGCACCGCGCCGGTTTCATCGATCACTTCGAACGGGCTGCCAGCGCGGGCCATCGCATCGACCCGCGGATCAACAGGCTGTTGACCAGGCGTGGTCGCCGGCGGTGGCTGCAACGCACCCGGCTGTTGCACCAGGTTGACCGGATGACCTTGCAGCCGCTGCTGAGCCGGCGCGACCGGTTCATACGAGGGCGCGGGAGTCAGCTGCGAATCGTTGAACTGCCCCGGCGGCGACAGCGGCGGCAACGCGTTCTCGGCTCGCACTTGAGCGATGCCGCGAGCCTGAGCTGCCGCTTCGTACTGCGGATTCATCGGCGCCAAATGCTGCAGCTTCTTCGGCTTGGCAGCAACTGCGGGAGCAGCTGGTTGCGCGCTCGGCTGGGAAATCGGCTGCGAAGTTGCAAGCACAGCCTGCTGCGGAGCAGGAGCCGGTGCCAACTGCTGAACCGGCAGCGCGATCGGCCGCACTTCCGGCGCAGGAGCCGGAGGCGTGAACGAAGGCGGACTAAACGCCGGCTGGCTATAAGCCGCAGGCGGCGTCATCGCCTGAATCTCGGCAGGCAACGGCGGCAACGGAGTCGACGCAGCCGGAGCCGGCGGCACGGCTGCAATCGGCGCGAAGGCCGACTGAGCGCCACCGATCGGCGTGGCAATCAATTCCTTG is drawn from Anatilimnocola floriformis and contains these coding sequences:
- a CDS encoding tetratricopeptide repeat protein, producing the protein MQRKFLHDLKWLIVLAVAATSTGCAGMPGRDWFTSWKPSLPSPGATVAKEEKIAKAKDAKVEENTVAMEIARGRNFEKGGQLDKARKVYEDLRKKHPENYVIAHRLGVVADSERRHGEAEQLFMFALERQPNDAQIINDLGYCYYLQGKLTQAEPYARRAVALQPANSRFRNNLGLVLGHMGNVKEALVEFRAAGNEADAMFNMAFIYASQDRTDDSKACFRYALAIDPTHRRAREALASFEEYENKPAALRDQEMDLAENGGRWVPYQEGGSVQQASATAPLPQGRDAGKATRALQMQAKAVQSQNSAAQ
- a CDS encoding type II and III secretion system protein family protein produces the protein MLESSHGRRARVARRWQRLATATLCAASFLTGDLLFGQQPAYPRQQLSGARPQLQRVEIDAAPLAAKPGVEAKPAEQKNDGLAPIVSSANVPRPSRNKPAAAPAQSPAVNQAAMPASDTIQNDGLALEAILARSVENKKVEPVRPAATTGLPPGAPASTGPWMQDIREMIRSTPSPNGARNAVQPAANNAASLNKNVAKQVQYEQPAMPAGPPKELIATPIGGAQSAFAPIAAVPPAPAASTPLPPLPAEIQAMTPPAAYSQPAFSPPSFTPPAPAPEVRPIALPVQQLAPAPAPQQAVLATSQPISQPSAQPAAPAVAAKPKKLQHLAPMNPQYEAAAQARGIAQVRAENALPPLSPPGQFNDSQLTPAPSYEPVAPAQQRLQGHPVNLVQQPGALQPPPATTPGQQPVDPRVDAMARAGSPFEVIDETGAVQVMVRRSKLLRTKVDIYRTAVVDDSICEIVQFTPREVSIIGKSQGSTHVTFWFDDPAMQPITYVIQVVPDVAAVVQQENTYKMLQDVINEMFPDSKIQLMIVADKLILRGQAKDSEEAAQIVALVRSQTGGLSQGANAGGMGGGLSEGAAAQVLSDSATGSSQRSRLQVINMIRVPGVQQVALRVKIAEMNRSAARGFGVDVKGHINFTDNTDGSQMFLQSMLNVAAGAGPALLTQVDGDDIQLGVRYLQSHGIIRLLSEPTLVTMSGTPATFIAGGEFAVPTIVGSAGLNAVTTDFRAFGAIISFMPTVIDKDRIRLQVSPEFSQINSALTVGGTPGLKVRAATTTVEMREGQTLAIAGLLEDNMNGTNVGDLPFLSRVFGRRDMSRNETELLILVAPELVHAMEAEEVPPLPGFDVTEPTSAQFFLHGRLEGNPTQDYRSTVWPRLKKRYGAGGPAMTSGPFGHGQ